The region ACGGTGCTGAACGTGGAGCTGGTGCAGTTCGACGACGGCACGGTGCCGCTGTCCAGCCTGATCACGCAGATCGGCTCCATCGGCGACGACAACCTCACGGGCGGCAGCGGCGACGACACGGTCAACGGCGGGGCGGGCAACGACACGCTGTCGGGCCTGGCCGGCGATGACACACTGCTGGGCGGCGGGGGCACCGACCGCCTGATCGGCGGCGCCGGCACCGACATCCTGGACGGCGGCGACGGCAACGACACCTACGTGCTGGGCGCGGGCGACGGCGACGACCTCATCATCCAGAACGACACGCTGGTGGGCAGCATCGACACGGTGGAGATCGCCATTCCAGGCCTCACCGCGGACAACCTGTCCTTCACGCGCGGCTACCAGACCTACGACGACCTCGTGATCACGGTGACGCGGTCGGTGGGCGGCAACGAGCTCGTGGACCAGGTCGCGGTGATCGGCTTCTTCAACGGCGACGTGGTGAACCCGGGCGGGGCGATCGACCAGGTGAAGCTCGCGAACGGCACGACCATCACGCAAGCCCAGATCCTGCAGGCGGCCCTCCTCACGAGCGACGGCGACCACGTGCAGGTCGGCTATGCCGGCAACGACACGATCAACGGCGGCGCCAACGACGACTGGATCCTCGGCGGCGGCGGCAACGACGTCGTCAACGCCGGCAGCGGCGCGGACATCGTCTTCGGCGCGGCGGGCAACGACAGCCTCGGCGGCGGCGGCAACGACGACACGCTCGTGGGCGGCGGCGGCAACGACACGCTCAACGGCGGCGCGGGCGACGACAGCCTGACGGGCGGCGCGGGCAGCGACACCTACTTCTTCGCGGACGGCGGCGGCCATGACGTGATCAGCGAGTCGCTCTTTGCGCTCGATGCGTCGCAGCTGCAAAGCGGCCTGGGCCCGGTGTACGTGGTGAACGACGGCGACACCCCGCTGAACGGCGACACCGACACCCTCGCGATCACCGGCGTGCTGGACAGCAACGTGCGCGCGTCGCGCAGCGGCGACGACCTGAACCTCACGATCGTCGGCAGCGGCGACAGCGTGACGGTGGACGGTTACTTCGCCAACGGCGTGCCGTCCATCGAGCGCGTGCTGTTCGACTCGGGCGTGTCGTGGAACGCGACGACGATCCGCAGCAAGGTGCTCATCGCGACCTCCGGCGACGACGAGCTGACCGGCTACCTCGGCGGCGACCGGCTGAACGGCGGCGCGGGCAACGACACGATCGACGGCCGCGAAGGCAACGACACGATCACGGGCGGCGCGGGCGACGACACCTTGACGGGTGGCGCGGGCTCCGACCGCTTCGTGCTCGACCAGGCGCCGGGCGCGGGCGTGGACCTGATCACCGACTTCTCGAGCGGCATCGACACGATCCAGCTGTCGCTCGCGGCGTTCCCGGGCCTCGGCGCGGTGAATGCGCGTGTCGGCCTGGGCGGCGATCTGGACTACGACAGCGGCAACGGCGAGCTCTCCTACCAGGGCACGGTGATCGCGCTGCTCGGCGTCTCCTCGCACCCGGCAGGGCTGGGCAACGACTTCGTGCTGGTCGCCTGATCAGGCGGTGTAGGCCAGGCCGTGCGCGGCCAGGCCCACGAGGTCGATGTGGGCCTGGTTCATGGTGGAGCCGGCGGCTTCCAGCGCGAGCGTGGCCTGCGTGTAGGTGCCATCCGCCAGCAGCGCCACGTATTGCGCGTGCGCCGCGGCGCTGGGTGCCGCGCCCATGACGTTCGTGTAGAGCAGGTCCACCACCGCGTCGTTGCCGGCATGCGCGCCGAGCTGCGTGTCGAGCGCGAGCTGCGCGAGGGCCTGCTCGCCCATGCCGCCGTCGGCGAAGTTCAGGCCGATGCCGGCGTAGCCGGTGTTGTGCACCGCGCCTGCGCCGAACACGGCGCCGAGCAGCTTGGCCACCGTGCCTGCGTAGCCGTCCAGGTCGAGCGCGACCTTGCCGTCCGTGAAGACGAGGCGTTCGACGTTGACCATCGTGTCCGTGCCCGTCGCAGGGCCGGACACCGTGACACCGTTCGCGCCGCGGGCGATGCTGTATCCCGCACGCGAGGCCGCGTAGAGGGCGACGTCCTGGCCGTCGCCGCCGTCGAGCAGGTCATCGCCGCCGCGGCCTTCCAGGCTGTCGTTGCCCGCGCCGCCCTGCATCCAGTTCGCGCCGTTGCTGCCGGCGAGTTGGTCCGCAAAGGCGGAGCCGACCGCGTTCTCGATCGAGGCGCCGGCCGCGATGGAGGTGGTTGCGGTGTAGTTGGTGTAGATGCGGGTCCCGTTCACCATGCCGCTCGCACGGACCACCGCGCCGACGTCGCTCAGCGCGCCCTCGGCCAGGTCGAGCTGCACGCCGTGCGCGATGCGGCTCGCGTCCAGCGTGTCGCTGCCGCCGCCGTCCCACACGCTCGTGAAACCCGACTGGAAGTCCGGGCCCGCGAGGTCGTACACGGTGTTGCCCGCGTTCGTCGCCGCGTTGCTGCCGTACAGGTATTGCAGCGCCGCGATGTCCATCGCCATCGGCGAGACGGGGTACTGCGACATGAAGCCGCTGGTCGCGCCCACCACGGGGGAGTAGCTCATCACCGTGTTGGGAATGATGTCCTGCGCCGTGCCCAGCACCGCGTTGCCGTCGAAGGGATGCTTCAGGCCGATGGCGTGCAGCGTCTCGTGCAGCAGCAGGTCGGGCTTGTAGTAGTCCCACTGCGGCCCCGACTGGTCCTGGCCGATCCAGATGTCGCCGCCGATGGCGTTGGAAGAGGGGAAGAATGCATAGCCCGCGAAGTGCATCGCGTTGGGCTGCTGCGAGTAGCCGTAGCGCACCACGCCGCATTCGTTGGCGTTGTCCTGCACTTCGACGAATTCCACGTTGCACACCGAGGCGATGCGCGCGAGGACGTCGCGCGTGGTCTGCCGGTCGGCGGCGCTGAACGCACTGAGCGTGGACTGGAAGCCGGAGGCGTCCTCGTAGCTGTAGACGGAGGTCTGCGGATCGGCGAAGGAGTAGGTGATGACGGTCTTGTGCGTGCCGGCGTCGATGCCGCTCCACTTGCTCCCGGCCATCAGCGCCGCCAGGCTGCCGCCGGACAGCGAGGACGCATCGGCCTGCGCGACGAAGGTGTAGGCGTTGTCGGAAGGGCTGGTGGCGTAGGCGCCCGGCAGGATGACGCCTTCACCGTGGACGGGGGACACCGCCAATCCATCAGGTTGTTGCGCATCGAACAGCATCGCGGGCCCCTTGAAAGTCAGTACAGAACACGCCAGGAAGGCATGCCTGTATGAGAAGCGCCGGGGGGTTCGCGGCCTTAGGTGAAAGGCGGCAGGGGGCCTAGGGCGTTTCACACCGGGCTTAGGGCGATTGCGTATGCGGCAGTGGGAGATGTATCTAGCGCCCGCCAAGTCGATTTGCGAGAATCGATGTACAACTTTGGGGACGGGGATTCCATGAAAGCATTCATTTGCCGCGCGCTGCTGCTGGCGGCCGCGGTACTGTCGAGCTCATGCGGCGGGGGCGCGGGCGATCCGGGCGCGAACCTGCCGCCGCCGCAATCGGCGCGGCCGGCACAGGGGATGGCCTTGGCGATGGCGCAGCGCGCGCAGCAGCCGATGGCTGCCGCGACGCTCACGGCCGCGCAGGCCATGGACTGGGCGGAAGCGAACTATCCGCAACTCTTCGCGCCCGCCGGCCAGCCCACGGGGCAGTACGCCCCCTACACCTATCGCTACTACCCCGGCACGCAGACCTACCTGGCCGTGACGGCATCGGAGCAGACGCCGAAGATCTACGTGAAGAGTCCGCTGCTCTTCAGCAACGAAATCCACCTGATCGGCGAGTTGAGCGCCTATCAATGCGTGGTGCTCCCCGC is a window of Caenimonas aquaedulcis DNA encoding:
- a CDS encoding M10 family metallopeptidase, with the translated sequence MSPVHGEGVILPGAYATSPSDNAYTFVAQADASSLSGGSLAALMAGSKWSGIDAGTHKTVITYSFADPQTSVYSYEDASGFQSTLSAFSAADRQTTRDVLARIASVCNVEFVEVQDNANECGVVRYGYSQQPNAMHFAGYAFFPSSNAIGGDIWIGQDQSGPQWDYYKPDLLLHETLHAIGLKHPFDGNAVLGTAQDIIPNTVMSYSPVVGATSGFMSQYPVSPMAMDIAALQYLYGSNAATNAGNTVYDLAGPDFQSGFTSVWDGGGSDTLDASRIAHGVQLDLAEGALSDVGAVVRASGMVNGTRIYTNYTATTSIAAGASIENAVGSAFADQLAGSNGANWMQGGAGNDSLEGRGGDDLLDGGDGQDVALYAASRAGYSIARGANGVTVSGPATGTDTMVNVERLVFTDGKVALDLDGYAGTVAKLLGAVFGAGAVHNTGYAGIGLNFADGGMGEQALAQLALDTQLGAHAGNDAVVDLLYTNVMGAAPSAAAHAQYVALLADGTYTQATLALEAAGSTMNQAHIDLVGLAAHGLAYTA